The genomic region TTCCTTCCTGTTCTTACAGCATTCAAGATTGATCCACTGTTCTTTGGTGTTATGGCAACCGTTGCTCTTGCAATAGGTCAAATAACGCCACCAGTTGCTGTGAACTTATATGTTACATCTAACCTCATTAAAAAATCTCTTGACCAAACTTCAAAGGAAATCTGGTCATTTGTTGCATTTGCAATCATAGGTTTGCTTATTATTACCTTCTTCCCCAAACTTTCCCTTCTATTGCCTATTGCATCAAAACTTTATACTCCGTAAGATTTAAATTATTTAGGTTGTTTTGTCCCCCGATAAATTCGGGGGATTTTTCTTTTTAGACTATGCATTTTTGTATTATTTGGAAATTTTGGTATTTTGTATAAAATAGTAAAAATTTTTATTAGGGTGGTGAAGATGATAAAAAATTTGGGTATTGATAAAATAAAGGAAATACTTCCGCACAGGGAGCCATTCCTTTTTGTTGACGAAATCCTCGAGGTTGAGCCTGGAGTAAGTGCAGTTGGAAAAAGGACATTTACACAGAGCGATTTTTTCTTTAAAGGACATTTTCCCGATTTTCCAATTGTACCAGGGGTAATCCTTATCGAGTTTTCTGCGCAGGTCTCTGCGTTTATGATTCTTCTTAAGGATGAGTATAAAAATCTCTTTGGGTATCTTACAGGTGTTGAGACTTTCAGGTTTGTAAAAAAGGTAGAGGAAAATCAAACAGTTATTGCAAAGAGCAAAGTTCTCGATTTCAGGCATAACATAGCAAAAAGCGAAGTCGAACTTTTTGTTACTGATACTCTTGTTGCAAAAGGAGTCATAAAGGCATTTTTTGTTGATAAAAATTCTTTAGGAGGTGCGTTTTGAATGTAGGAATCCTTGGCATGGGAAGTTACATCCCAGAAAAAATTGTAACGAACCACGACCTTGAAAAAATTTTAGACACATCTGATGAGTGGATAAGGACACGAACAGGAATTGTTGAAAGGCGCTTTGCAGAACCAACGCAAGCAACTTCTGACCTTGGTGCAATTGCAGCAAAAAGAGCGCTTGAAGATGCAGGCTTAAAGCCAGAGGATATCGATCTCATTATTGTGGGCACAAACTCCCCTGATATGCTTTATCCAGCAACAGCATGCCTTATTCAGGATAAGATAGGGGCTTCGGGTAAATGCGCTGCATTCGATTTACAGGCAGGTTGTCCAGGATGGGTTTACGCAACGGTTGTAGGAACTCAGTTTGTAAAGTCAGGTGCATACAAGCATGTTCTTGTTATAGGAGCTGAGGTCATAACAAGGATGATGGATCCAACTGACAGAGGAACATATGTGCTTTTTGGTGATGGAGCAGGTGCTGTTGTTCTGGGAGAAACTAAAGACAATTCAGGTATTATAGATTTTGAGTTGTATGCAGATGGTTCTATTGCGGAGCACTTGACCCTTCCTGCAGGTGGATCAAGGAAGCCTTTTTCGGAAGAGGTGCTAAAGGAACGCTCATACTTTACGAAAATGAACGGGCGCCAGGTTTTCGAGTTTTCTGTAAGAGAAATTTCCCGCATTTCGAAAAAACTTCTTGATAAGACAGGTGTAAAACTTGAGGACATCAACTGGTTTGTGCCGCACCAGGCGAACCTGA from Caldisericum sp. harbors:
- a CDS encoding TRAP transporter large permease subunit, coding for FLPVLTAFKIDPLFFGVMATVALAIGQITPPVAVNLYVTSNLIKKSLDQTSKEIWSFVAFAIIGLLIITFFPKLSLLLPIASKLYTP
- a CDS encoding beta-hydroxyacyl-ACP dehydratase translates to MIKNLGIDKIKEILPHREPFLFVDEILEVEPGVSAVGKRTFTQSDFFFKGHFPDFPIVPGVILIEFSAQVSAFMILLKDEYKNLFGYLTGVETFRFVKKVEENQTVIAKSKVLDFRHNIAKSEVELFVTDTLVAKGVIKAFFVDKNSLGGAF
- a CDS encoding ketoacyl-ACP synthase III, coding for MNVGILGMGSYIPEKIVTNHDLEKILDTSDEWIRTRTGIVERRFAEPTQATSDLGAIAAKRALEDAGLKPEDIDLIIVGTNSPDMLYPATACLIQDKIGASGKCAAFDLQAGCPGWVYATVVGTQFVKSGAYKHVLVIGAEVITRMMDPTDRGTYVLFGDGAGAVVLGETKDNSGIIDFELYADGSIAEHLTLPAGGSRKPFSEEVLKERSYFTKMNGRQVFEFSVREISRISKKLLDKTGVKLEDINWFVPHQANLRIIQAGAEKLGIPMEKVVVTIDRFGNSSSASIPVSLDTIRKEGKLKRGDLVLMVSFGAGMTSGAILMRW